A single Melopsittacus undulatus isolate bMelUnd1 chromosome 11, bMelUnd1.mat.Z, whole genome shotgun sequence DNA region contains:
- the UNC13D gene encoding protein unc-13 homolog D isoform X7: MDAAGETPVGTLPGEENPEMDLSHRLSKRELTLLYEEVLYTILHRLGKPEHHHVVDSQELYAYVQKAFGMDEEEHSVIMQQVKELESPIFCLKATVKEAKGILGKDVSGFSDPYCLLGIKTKSQELANPDHKKRMKAVVKDLIPEDQIHRTQVISQTLSPVWDETFILEFEDMETASFHLDMWDSDVVESVRHKLGELTDLHGLKRIFKDARKDKGQDDFLGNVVLHLKDLHCWNDRWYQLEPQTETYPNRGQCHLQFLLTHKKRATTSSRTQPSYIVHRHLLQQLVSYEILQHQAGSIAWDGELSRHASTVLYLHATQKDLSDFHQVIVRWLAYSKLYQSLEFNSNCLLHQITSIEYQWVQERLRPEQKAEVAESFQSLLTYGVSLIRRYRIIFPLSVPRSTERLQSLLRVLVQMCKMKAFHELCTPSPNLPHMVSTALKSGTTEWFHMKKQHLKPMVKSMEENGKALSRLLLEVLGDLQQCQKIWNRFFISTLKLNLFSIAYLELERLVAEHVQEQLREVNSSMSKPTAESLFQLYMNLQELYRMKDFLPKRDGPLALNNFHQWFKEGVPQWLQKAYTIALERAQRAVQMDQLTPFGEHNKHSTSTVDLSTCYAQIVKTWQQLNWPDPEEAFMIMVKLVEDMCRIALMYCRLIKGRAEALSLHKQNEGEEANRLCIVVNNIKQLRLLILKLPSQLDWVQLEQLTAAVIDRQQIQHTLHNQLDSTISCLDHEVQEVVQTLATKLEKGIARHIQELSSSNDTREAEDSVIPLMKFLESELQYLNEHLVQENFKSLLTLLWHHTLAVLSAAMGQQVPSAQCYKKLHCALKSLELCFHAEGCGLPLEMLHTAAFQSLETRLDLCSATSRKLIQKYFSNRIQQQLDASSEKYGAVTIKALYCPSEQKLHVEVLNAVNLIPLDSNA; encoded by the exons ATGGATGCTGCTGGTGAGACTCCAGTGGGAACCCTCCCTGGGGAAGAGAACCCCGAG ATGGATCTGTCCCACCGGTTGTCCAAGAGAGAG CTGACCCTGCTCTACGAGGAGGTCCTTTACACCATCCTGCACCGCTTGGGCAAGCCTGAGCATCACCATGTCGTGGATTCCCAGGAGCTCTATGCCTACGTGCAAAAG GCTTTCGGCATGGATGAAGAGGAGCACAGTGTCATCATGCAACAGGTCAAGGAACTGGAG AGCCCAATTTTCTGCCTGAAAGCAACTGTGAAGGAAGCCAAGGGGATTTTGGGTAAAGACGTCAGTG GGTTCAGTGACCCATACTGCCTGCTGGGCATCAAGACCAAGAGCCAGGAACTTGCCAACCCTGACCACAAGAAGCGGATGAAGGCTGTGGTCAAAGACCTCATCCCTGAAGACCAGATCCATCGCACACAAGTTATAAGCCAGACCCTCAGCCCGGTGTGGGATGAGACATTTATCCT GGAATTTGAAGACATGGAGACAGCCAGCTTCCACCTGGACATGTG GGACTCGGATGTGGTGGAGTCAGTGCGGCACAAGCTGGGGGAGCTGACAGACCTCCACGGCCTCAAACG GATCTTTAAAGATGCTCGCAAAGACAAAGGGCAGGATGATTTCCTGGGGAATGTGGTTCTTCACCTGAAG GATCTGCACTGCTGGAATGACCGTTGGTACCAGCTGGAGCCGCAAACAGAGACGTACCCGAACCGGGGACAGTGTCACCTGCAGTTCCTGCTTACACACAAGAAG AGGGCCACGACGAGCAGTCGAACACAGCCAAGCTACATTGTCCATCgccacctcctgcagcagctggtgtCCTATGAAATACTTCAGCACCAG GCTGGCAGCATTGCCTGGGATGGGGAGCTGAGCAGGCATGCCAGCACCGTGCTGTACCTGCATGCCACGCAGAAGGACCTCTCCGACTTCCACCAGGTCATAGT gCGGTGGCTGGCATACAGCAAGCTCTACCAGAGCCTGGAGTTCAACAGCAACTGCCTGCTCCATCAGATCACCAGCATTGAGTACCAGTGGGTGCAGGAGCGTCTGAGGCCAGAGCAG aaAGCAGAGGTGGCGGAGTCCTTCCAGTCCTTGCTGACTTATGGGGTCTCCCTCATTCGGAGGTACCGCATCATTTTCCCACTTTCTGTCCCAAGGTCCACAGAGAGACTCCAGTCCCTGCTAAG AGTCCTCGTCCAGATGTGCAAAATGAAAGCTTTCCATGAGCTGTGCACACCCAGCCCGAACCTCCCCCACATGGTCTCCACAGCACTGAAG TCAGGCACAACAGAGTGGTTCCATATGAAGAAGCAGCACCTCAAGCCTATGGTGAAG AGCATGGAGGAGAATGGCAAAGCCTTGTCCAGACTCCTCCTGGAGGTGTTAGGAGATCTCCAACAGTGCCAGAAAATCTGGAATAGATTTTTCATCAG CACCTTGAAGTTGAATCTCTTCTCCATCGCCTACCTGGAGCTGGAGAGGCTG GTTGCAGAGCATGTCCAGGAGCAGCTACGTGAGGTCAACAGCAGTATGTCCAAACCCACAGCTGAGAGCCTTTTCCAGCTCTACATGAACCTCCAGGAGCTGTATCGGATGAAGGACTTCCTCCCAAAGAG GGATGGACCTCTGGCTCTGAACAATTTCCACCAGTGGTTCAAGGAAGGTGTTCCCCAGTGGCTGCAGAAGGCCTACACCATCGCTCTGGAGAGGGCACAGAGAGCTGTCCAAATGGACCAG CTGACACCCTTTGGGGAGCACAACAAGCACAGCACTTCCACTGTTGACCTGTCCACCTGCTATGCCCAGATTGTGAAGACCTGGCAGCAGCTCAACTGGCCAGACCCTGAGGAAGCCTTCATGATCATGGTGAAGCTTGTGGAG GACATGTGTAGAATTGCCCTGATGTACTGCCGGCTCATCAAGGGGAGGGCTGAGGCTTTGTCACTGCACAAGCAGAACGAGGGTGAAGAGGCCAACAGG ctctgcattgTGGTGAACAACATCAAGCAGCTGCGGCTGCTGATCCTGAAGCTGCCATCGCAGCTGGACTgggtgcagctggagcagcttaCGGCAGCCGTCATTGACCGGCAGCAGATCCAGCACACCCTGCACAACCAGCTCGACAGCACCATCTCCTGCCTGGACCACGAGGTCCAGGAGGTGGTGCAAACCCTGGCCACCAAG CTGGAAAAGGGCATTGCCAGACACATCCAGGAGCTGTCATCTTCTAATGACACCAGGGAGGCTGAGGAT TCCGTCATCCCCCTCATGAAGTTCCTGGAGTCGGAGCTGCAGTATCTCAATGAGCATCTGGTTCAGGAGAACTTTAAAAG cctcctcacTCTCCTCTGGCACCACACCTTGGCCGTGCTGTcggcagccatggggcagcaggTCCCCTCAGCCCAGTGCTACAAGAAGCTGCACTGTGCCCTGAAG AGCCTGGAGCTGTGCTTCCATGCCGAGGGCTGTGGGTTGCCACTGGAGATGCTccacacagcagccttccag TCGCTGGAGACTCGCCTGGATCTCTGCTCTGCCACCAGCCGCAAACTCATCCAGAAATACTTCAGCAACAGGATCCAGCAGCAG CTGGATGCCAGCTCGGAGAAGTATGGGGCTGTGACCATCAAAGCACTGTACTGCCCTTCAGAGCAGAAACTCCATGTGGAAGTGCTCAATGCTGTCAACCTCATCCCTTTGGACTCCAACG cctga
- the UNC13D gene encoding protein unc-13 homolog D isoform X3: protein MDLSHRLSKREMLAPLLQLTLLYEEVLYTILHRLGKPEHHHVVDSQELYAYVQKAFGMDEEEHSVIMQQVKELESPIFCLKATVKEAKGILGKDVSGFSDPYCLLGIKTKSQELANPDHKKRMKAVVKDLIPEDQIHRTQVISQTLSPVWDETFILEFEDMETASFHLDMWDSDVVESVRHKLGELTDLHGLKRIFKDARKDKGQDDFLGNVVLHLKDLHCWNDRWYQLEPQTETYPNRGQCHLQFLLTHKKRATTSSRTQPSYIVHRHLLQQLVSYEILQHQAGSIAWDGELSRHASTVLYLHATQKDLSDFHQVIVRWLAYSKLYQSLEFNSNCLLHQITSIEYQWVQERLRPEQKAEVAESFQSLLTYGVSLIRRYRIIFPLSVPRSTERLQSLLRVLVQMCKMKAFHELCTPSPNLPHMVSTALKSGTTEWFHMKKQHLKPMVKSMEENGKALSRLLLEVLGDLQQCQKIWNRFFISTLKLNLFSIAYLELERLVAEHVQEQLREVNSSMSKPTAESLFQLYMNLQELYRMKDFLPKRDGPLALNNFHQWFKEGVPQWLQKAYTIALERAQRAVQMDQLTPFGEHNKHSTSTVDLSTCYAQIVKTWQQLNWPDPEEAFMIMVKLVEDMCRIALMYCRLIKGRAEALSLHKQNEGEEANRLCIVVNNIKQLRLLILKLPSQLDWVQLEQLTAAVIDRQQIQHTLHNQLDSTISCLDHEVQEVVQTLATKLEKGIARHIQELSSSNDTREAEDSVIPLMKFLESELQYLNEHLVQENFKSLLTLLWHHTLAVLSAAMGQQVPSAQCYKKLHCALKSLELCFHAEGCGLPLEMLHTAAFQSLETRLDLCSATSRKLIQKYFSNRIQQQLDASSEKYGAVTIKALYCPSEQKLHVEVLNAVNLIPLDSNGSSDPFVQLTLEPRHEFPEVVARATQCKRNELHPLFDEAFDFLIPAEKCLQEGACLLLTVFDYDMLGANDLEGEAFFPLCHLPGLNTDEGPADAGRVPQTRLPLTHPKPTGDEILQLLESRKADKEAQAFVKLRKQRAKQSKETE from the exons ATGGATCTGTCCCACCGGTTGTCCAAGAGAGAG ATGTTGGCACCCCTCCTGCAGCTGACCCTGCTCTACGAGGAGGTCCTTTACACCATCCTGCACCGCTTGGGCAAGCCTGAGCATCACCATGTCGTGGATTCCCAGGAGCTCTATGCCTACGTGCAAAAG GCTTTCGGCATGGATGAAGAGGAGCACAGTGTCATCATGCAACAGGTCAAGGAACTGGAG AGCCCAATTTTCTGCCTGAAAGCAACTGTGAAGGAAGCCAAGGGGATTTTGGGTAAAGACGTCAGTG GGTTCAGTGACCCATACTGCCTGCTGGGCATCAAGACCAAGAGCCAGGAACTTGCCAACCCTGACCACAAGAAGCGGATGAAGGCTGTGGTCAAAGACCTCATCCCTGAAGACCAGATCCATCGCACACAAGTTATAAGCCAGACCCTCAGCCCGGTGTGGGATGAGACATTTATCCT GGAATTTGAAGACATGGAGACAGCCAGCTTCCACCTGGACATGTG GGACTCGGATGTGGTGGAGTCAGTGCGGCACAAGCTGGGGGAGCTGACAGACCTCCACGGCCTCAAACG GATCTTTAAAGATGCTCGCAAAGACAAAGGGCAGGATGATTTCCTGGGGAATGTGGTTCTTCACCTGAAG GATCTGCACTGCTGGAATGACCGTTGGTACCAGCTGGAGCCGCAAACAGAGACGTACCCGAACCGGGGACAGTGTCACCTGCAGTTCCTGCTTACACACAAGAAG AGGGCCACGACGAGCAGTCGAACACAGCCAAGCTACATTGTCCATCgccacctcctgcagcagctggtgtCCTATGAAATACTTCAGCACCAG GCTGGCAGCATTGCCTGGGATGGGGAGCTGAGCAGGCATGCCAGCACCGTGCTGTACCTGCATGCCACGCAGAAGGACCTCTCCGACTTCCACCAGGTCATAGT gCGGTGGCTGGCATACAGCAAGCTCTACCAGAGCCTGGAGTTCAACAGCAACTGCCTGCTCCATCAGATCACCAGCATTGAGTACCAGTGGGTGCAGGAGCGTCTGAGGCCAGAGCAG aaAGCAGAGGTGGCGGAGTCCTTCCAGTCCTTGCTGACTTATGGGGTCTCCCTCATTCGGAGGTACCGCATCATTTTCCCACTTTCTGTCCCAAGGTCCACAGAGAGACTCCAGTCCCTGCTAAG AGTCCTCGTCCAGATGTGCAAAATGAAAGCTTTCCATGAGCTGTGCACACCCAGCCCGAACCTCCCCCACATGGTCTCCACAGCACTGAAG TCAGGCACAACAGAGTGGTTCCATATGAAGAAGCAGCACCTCAAGCCTATGGTGAAG AGCATGGAGGAGAATGGCAAAGCCTTGTCCAGACTCCTCCTGGAGGTGTTAGGAGATCTCCAACAGTGCCAGAAAATCTGGAATAGATTTTTCATCAG CACCTTGAAGTTGAATCTCTTCTCCATCGCCTACCTGGAGCTGGAGAGGCTG GTTGCAGAGCATGTCCAGGAGCAGCTACGTGAGGTCAACAGCAGTATGTCCAAACCCACAGCTGAGAGCCTTTTCCAGCTCTACATGAACCTCCAGGAGCTGTATCGGATGAAGGACTTCCTCCCAAAGAG GGATGGACCTCTGGCTCTGAACAATTTCCACCAGTGGTTCAAGGAAGGTGTTCCCCAGTGGCTGCAGAAGGCCTACACCATCGCTCTGGAGAGGGCACAGAGAGCTGTCCAAATGGACCAG CTGACACCCTTTGGGGAGCACAACAAGCACAGCACTTCCACTGTTGACCTGTCCACCTGCTATGCCCAGATTGTGAAGACCTGGCAGCAGCTCAACTGGCCAGACCCTGAGGAAGCCTTCATGATCATGGTGAAGCTTGTGGAG GACATGTGTAGAATTGCCCTGATGTACTGCCGGCTCATCAAGGGGAGGGCTGAGGCTTTGTCACTGCACAAGCAGAACGAGGGTGAAGAGGCCAACAGG ctctgcattgTGGTGAACAACATCAAGCAGCTGCGGCTGCTGATCCTGAAGCTGCCATCGCAGCTGGACTgggtgcagctggagcagcttaCGGCAGCCGTCATTGACCGGCAGCAGATCCAGCACACCCTGCACAACCAGCTCGACAGCACCATCTCCTGCCTGGACCACGAGGTCCAGGAGGTGGTGCAAACCCTGGCCACCAAG CTGGAAAAGGGCATTGCCAGACACATCCAGGAGCTGTCATCTTCTAATGACACCAGGGAGGCTGAGGAT TCCGTCATCCCCCTCATGAAGTTCCTGGAGTCGGAGCTGCAGTATCTCAATGAGCATCTGGTTCAGGAGAACTTTAAAAG cctcctcacTCTCCTCTGGCACCACACCTTGGCCGTGCTGTcggcagccatggggcagcaggTCCCCTCAGCCCAGTGCTACAAGAAGCTGCACTGTGCCCTGAAG AGCCTGGAGCTGTGCTTCCATGCCGAGGGCTGTGGGTTGCCACTGGAGATGCTccacacagcagccttccag TCGCTGGAGACTCGCCTGGATCTCTGCTCTGCCACCAGCCGCAAACTCATCCAGAAATACTTCAGCAACAGGATCCAGCAGCAG CTGGATGCCAGCTCGGAGAAGTATGGGGCTGTGACCATCAAAGCACTGTACTGCCCTTCAGAGCAGAAACTCCATGTGGAAGTGCTCAATGCTGTCAACCTCATCCCTTTGGACTCCAACG GCTCCAGTGACCCCTTTGTCCAGCTCACCTTGGAGCCCCGGCATGAGTTCCCCGAGGTGGTGGCCCGGGCCACCCAGTGCAAGAGGAATGAGCTGCACCCGCTCTTTGACGAAGCCTTTGACTT cctgaTCCCCGCAGAGAAGTGTCTGCAGGAGGGTGCCTGCCTGCTCCTGACCGTGTTTGACTACGACATGCTGGGAGCCAACGACCTGGAGGGTGAAGCCTTCTTCCCCCTCTGCCACCTGCCTGGCCTCAACACTGATGAGGGCCCTGCTGATGCAGGAAGGGTGCCCCAGACCCGCCTCCCCCTCACACATCCCAAACCCACTG GAGATGAGattctccagctgctggagTCCAGGAAGGCGGACAAAGAGGCTCAGGCCTTTGTTAAGCTCCGCAAGCAACGAGCCAAGCAGTCCAAGGAGACAGAATGA
- the UNC13D gene encoding protein unc-13 homolog D isoform X4: protein MDLSHRLSKRELTLLYEEVLYTILHRLGKPEHHHVVDSQELYAYVQKAFGMDEEEHSVIMQQVKELESPIFCLKATVKEAKGILGKDVSGFSDPYCLLGIKTKSQELANPDHKKRMKAVVKDLIPEDQIHRTQVISQTLSPVWDETFILEFEDMETASFHLDMWDSDVVESVRHKLGELTDLHGLKRIFKDARKDKGQDDFLGNVVLHLKDLHCWNDRWYQLEPQTETYPNRGQCHLQFLLTHKKRATTSSRTQPSYIVHRHLLQQLVSYEILQHQAGSIAWDGELSRHASTVLYLHATQKDLSDFHQVIVRWLAYSKLYQSLEFNSNCLLHQITSIEYQWVQERLRPEQKAEVAESFQSLLTYGVSLIRRYRIIFPLSVPRSTERLQSLLRVLVQMCKMKAFHELCTPSPNLPHMVSTALKSGTTEWFHMKKQHLKPMVKSMEENGKALSRLLLEVLGDLQQCQKIWNRFFISTLKLNLFSIAYLELERLVAEHVQEQLREVNSSMSKPTAESLFQLYMNLQELYRMKDFLPKRDGPLALNNFHQWFKEGVPQWLQKAYTIALERAQRAVQMDQLTPFGEHNKHSTSTVDLSTCYAQIVKTWQQLNWPDPEEAFMIMVKLVEDMCRIALMYCRLIKGRAEALSLHKQNEGEEANRLCIVVNNIKQLRLLILKLPSQLDWVQLEQLTAAVIDRQQIQHTLHNQLDSTISCLDHEVQEVVQTLATKLEKGIARHIQELSSSNDTREAEDSVIPLMKFLESELQYLNEHLVQENFKSLLTLLWHHTLAVLSAAMGQQVPSAQCYKKLHCALKSLELCFHAEGCGLPLEMLHTAAFQSLETRLDLCSATSRKLIQKYFSNRIQQQLDASSEKYGAVTIKALYCPSEQKLHVEVLNAVNLIPLDSNGSSDPFVQLTLEPRHEFPEVVARATQCKRNELHPLFDEAFDFLIPAEKCLQEGACLLLTVFDYDMLGANDLEGEAFFPLCHLPGLNTDEGPADAGRVPQTRLPLTHPKPTGDEILQLLESRKADKEAQAFVKLRKQRAKQSKETE, encoded by the exons ATGGATCTGTCCCACCGGTTGTCCAAGAGAGAG CTGACCCTGCTCTACGAGGAGGTCCTTTACACCATCCTGCACCGCTTGGGCAAGCCTGAGCATCACCATGTCGTGGATTCCCAGGAGCTCTATGCCTACGTGCAAAAG GCTTTCGGCATGGATGAAGAGGAGCACAGTGTCATCATGCAACAGGTCAAGGAACTGGAG AGCCCAATTTTCTGCCTGAAAGCAACTGTGAAGGAAGCCAAGGGGATTTTGGGTAAAGACGTCAGTG GGTTCAGTGACCCATACTGCCTGCTGGGCATCAAGACCAAGAGCCAGGAACTTGCCAACCCTGACCACAAGAAGCGGATGAAGGCTGTGGTCAAAGACCTCATCCCTGAAGACCAGATCCATCGCACACAAGTTATAAGCCAGACCCTCAGCCCGGTGTGGGATGAGACATTTATCCT GGAATTTGAAGACATGGAGACAGCCAGCTTCCACCTGGACATGTG GGACTCGGATGTGGTGGAGTCAGTGCGGCACAAGCTGGGGGAGCTGACAGACCTCCACGGCCTCAAACG GATCTTTAAAGATGCTCGCAAAGACAAAGGGCAGGATGATTTCCTGGGGAATGTGGTTCTTCACCTGAAG GATCTGCACTGCTGGAATGACCGTTGGTACCAGCTGGAGCCGCAAACAGAGACGTACCCGAACCGGGGACAGTGTCACCTGCAGTTCCTGCTTACACACAAGAAG AGGGCCACGACGAGCAGTCGAACACAGCCAAGCTACATTGTCCATCgccacctcctgcagcagctggtgtCCTATGAAATACTTCAGCACCAG GCTGGCAGCATTGCCTGGGATGGGGAGCTGAGCAGGCATGCCAGCACCGTGCTGTACCTGCATGCCACGCAGAAGGACCTCTCCGACTTCCACCAGGTCATAGT gCGGTGGCTGGCATACAGCAAGCTCTACCAGAGCCTGGAGTTCAACAGCAACTGCCTGCTCCATCAGATCACCAGCATTGAGTACCAGTGGGTGCAGGAGCGTCTGAGGCCAGAGCAG aaAGCAGAGGTGGCGGAGTCCTTCCAGTCCTTGCTGACTTATGGGGTCTCCCTCATTCGGAGGTACCGCATCATTTTCCCACTTTCTGTCCCAAGGTCCACAGAGAGACTCCAGTCCCTGCTAAG AGTCCTCGTCCAGATGTGCAAAATGAAAGCTTTCCATGAGCTGTGCACACCCAGCCCGAACCTCCCCCACATGGTCTCCACAGCACTGAAG TCAGGCACAACAGAGTGGTTCCATATGAAGAAGCAGCACCTCAAGCCTATGGTGAAG AGCATGGAGGAGAATGGCAAAGCCTTGTCCAGACTCCTCCTGGAGGTGTTAGGAGATCTCCAACAGTGCCAGAAAATCTGGAATAGATTTTTCATCAG CACCTTGAAGTTGAATCTCTTCTCCATCGCCTACCTGGAGCTGGAGAGGCTG GTTGCAGAGCATGTCCAGGAGCAGCTACGTGAGGTCAACAGCAGTATGTCCAAACCCACAGCTGAGAGCCTTTTCCAGCTCTACATGAACCTCCAGGAGCTGTATCGGATGAAGGACTTCCTCCCAAAGAG GGATGGACCTCTGGCTCTGAACAATTTCCACCAGTGGTTCAAGGAAGGTGTTCCCCAGTGGCTGCAGAAGGCCTACACCATCGCTCTGGAGAGGGCACAGAGAGCTGTCCAAATGGACCAG CTGACACCCTTTGGGGAGCACAACAAGCACAGCACTTCCACTGTTGACCTGTCCACCTGCTATGCCCAGATTGTGAAGACCTGGCAGCAGCTCAACTGGCCAGACCCTGAGGAAGCCTTCATGATCATGGTGAAGCTTGTGGAG GACATGTGTAGAATTGCCCTGATGTACTGCCGGCTCATCAAGGGGAGGGCTGAGGCTTTGTCACTGCACAAGCAGAACGAGGGTGAAGAGGCCAACAGG ctctgcattgTGGTGAACAACATCAAGCAGCTGCGGCTGCTGATCCTGAAGCTGCCATCGCAGCTGGACTgggtgcagctggagcagcttaCGGCAGCCGTCATTGACCGGCAGCAGATCCAGCACACCCTGCACAACCAGCTCGACAGCACCATCTCCTGCCTGGACCACGAGGTCCAGGAGGTGGTGCAAACCCTGGCCACCAAG CTGGAAAAGGGCATTGCCAGACACATCCAGGAGCTGTCATCTTCTAATGACACCAGGGAGGCTGAGGAT TCCGTCATCCCCCTCATGAAGTTCCTGGAGTCGGAGCTGCAGTATCTCAATGAGCATCTGGTTCAGGAGAACTTTAAAAG cctcctcacTCTCCTCTGGCACCACACCTTGGCCGTGCTGTcggcagccatggggcagcaggTCCCCTCAGCCCAGTGCTACAAGAAGCTGCACTGTGCCCTGAAG AGCCTGGAGCTGTGCTTCCATGCCGAGGGCTGTGGGTTGCCACTGGAGATGCTccacacagcagccttccag TCGCTGGAGACTCGCCTGGATCTCTGCTCTGCCACCAGCCGCAAACTCATCCAGAAATACTTCAGCAACAGGATCCAGCAGCAG CTGGATGCCAGCTCGGAGAAGTATGGGGCTGTGACCATCAAAGCACTGTACTGCCCTTCAGAGCAGAAACTCCATGTGGAAGTGCTCAATGCTGTCAACCTCATCCCTTTGGACTCCAACG GCTCCAGTGACCCCTTTGTCCAGCTCACCTTGGAGCCCCGGCATGAGTTCCCCGAGGTGGTGGCCCGGGCCACCCAGTGCAAGAGGAATGAGCTGCACCCGCTCTTTGACGAAGCCTTTGACTT cctgaTCCCCGCAGAGAAGTGTCTGCAGGAGGGTGCCTGCCTGCTCCTGACCGTGTTTGACTACGACATGCTGGGAGCCAACGACCTGGAGGGTGAAGCCTTCTTCCCCCTCTGCCACCTGCCTGGCCTCAACACTGATGAGGGCCCTGCTGATGCAGGAAGGGTGCCCCAGACCCGCCTCCCCCTCACACATCCCAAACCCACTG GAGATGAGattctccagctgctggagTCCAGGAAGGCGGACAAAGAGGCTCAGGCCTTTGTTAAGCTCCGCAAGCAACGAGCCAAGCAGTCCAAGGAGACAGAATGA